A region from the Kribbella shirazensis genome encodes:
- a CDS encoding SDR family oxidoreductase, which produces MSRVVLVTGGSRGIGAAAAVALAADGWNVGVNFRTQADEAARVVKACEERGRRAIAVQADVVEPDQIERLFDTVTAELGPIGAVINNAGVVSPSGRVAEYDAERLDRVFRVNSISAFLVAGAAVRRMSTAYGGNGGVIVNVSSRAAVLGSAGEYVDYAASKAAVDALTTGLANEVAKEGVRVLGVRPGLIETGIHEPGRLDRLGTTPPLARPGKAEEVAEVIAFLASDRSSYMTGTTVDVSGGR; this is translated from the coding sequence ATGAGTCGGGTTGTGCTGGTCACCGGTGGCAGTCGTGGGATCGGCGCGGCCGCGGCGGTCGCGCTCGCCGCGGACGGCTGGAACGTCGGTGTGAACTTCCGGACGCAGGCCGACGAGGCCGCCCGGGTCGTGAAGGCCTGCGAGGAGCGCGGCCGGAGGGCGATCGCGGTCCAGGCGGACGTCGTCGAGCCCGACCAGATCGAGCGCCTCTTCGACACCGTCACGGCCGAGCTCGGGCCGATCGGTGCCGTGATCAACAATGCCGGCGTGGTCTCGCCGTCCGGCCGCGTCGCGGAGTACGACGCCGAACGCCTCGACCGGGTGTTCCGGGTCAATTCGATCAGCGCGTTCCTGGTCGCCGGCGCCGCGGTCCGGCGGATGTCCACGGCGTACGGCGGGAACGGTGGCGTGATCGTCAACGTCTCGTCTCGTGCCGCGGTGCTCGGATCCGCGGGTGAGTACGTCGACTACGCGGCGAGCAAGGCGGCCGTCGACGCGCTGACAACCGGTCTCGCGAACGAGGTCGCGAAGGAAGGCGTCCGCGTACTGGGCGTGCGGCCGGGGTTGATCGAGACCGGCATCCACGAGCCGGGCCGCCTCGACCGCCTCGGGACGACGCCGCCGCTGGCCCGTCCCGGGAAGGCGGAGGAGGTCGCGGAGGTGATCGCCTTCCTGGCCTCGGACCGTTCGTCGTACATGACCGGTACGACGGTCGACGTCTCCGGCGGCCGCTGA
- a CDS encoding TioE family transcriptional regulator encodes MGLRPVDLARRAGVSTQLVRNYEADGILPPAPRSATGYRQYGAEHVAALLTYRALAPGFGAETATEIMRAVHNGDEALAYRLVDAAHAVLHEQRLATDAASEALAALAAEYVDEQPVNGPSLLVGELAHRLGIRPSALRVWESAGLLKPTREPGTKYRRYGPEEVRDARIIHMLRQGRYYFEQIKPVLDGLRRTGSTEALRTAIAERRAAHDRQTKAMLYGAAMLHELITAGERPGESAPTAPAP; translated from the coding sequence ATGGGACTGAGGCCGGTAGACCTCGCGCGGCGCGCGGGAGTGTCGACGCAGTTGGTCCGCAACTACGAGGCGGACGGGATTCTGCCGCCGGCGCCACGCTCCGCGACGGGCTACCGGCAGTACGGGGCGGAACATGTGGCGGCCCTGCTGACGTACCGTGCGCTCGCGCCTGGTTTCGGCGCGGAGACCGCCACCGAGATCATGCGTGCCGTCCACAACGGCGACGAGGCGCTCGCGTACAGGCTGGTGGACGCCGCCCACGCCGTGCTCCACGAGCAGCGCCTCGCAACGGATGCCGCCAGTGAGGCGCTGGCCGCGCTCGCCGCGGAGTACGTCGACGAGCAGCCGGTCAACGGCCCGTCCCTGCTGGTTGGCGAGCTGGCCCACCGCCTCGGCATCCGCCCGTCGGCGCTCCGCGTGTGGGAATCCGCCGGCCTGCTGAAACCGACGCGTGAACCGGGTACGAAGTACCGCCGCTACGGTCCCGAGGAGGTCCGCGACGCGCGGATCATCCACATGCTGCGGCAGGGCCGGTACTACTTCGAGCAGATCAAGCCGGTTCTCGACGGCCTCCGCCGAACCGGCAGCACGGAGGCGCTCCGCACCGCGATCGCCGAACGTCGCGCCGCCCACGACCGCCAGACCAAGGCGATGCTGTACGGCGCCGCGATGCTGCACGAACTGATCACAGCTGGGGAACGGCCAGGCGAGTCGGCACCGACCGCCCCCGCACCGTAA
- a CDS encoding ArsR/SmtB family transcription factor, translated as MEDDVFRALADPSRRRLLDLLNARNGQTLRELCAELDMARQSVSKHLAVLESANLVTTVWRGREKLHHLNAEPINAIADRWIHQYDRRRVQLFADLKTALEAEDMSNDFVYTTYIRTTPERLWQALTDPAFTRQYWGVQLETDWKPGSEMVWHQGDVAISGPGQVVLEHTPYTRLSYAWHHITPEFAKEVGLDQETYDRTSREPLSTATFELEPVDDQVKLTVIHSGFEPGSTLRTMIQDGWPQLLADLKSLLETAPAPAP; from the coding sequence ATGGAGGACGACGTGTTCCGCGCCCTCGCGGACCCCAGCCGGCGCCGCCTGCTCGACCTGCTGAACGCGCGCAACGGGCAGACGCTGCGGGAGCTGTGCGCCGAGCTGGACATGGCGCGGCAGTCGGTGAGCAAGCACCTCGCCGTGCTCGAGAGCGCGAACCTCGTCACCACCGTGTGGCGCGGCCGCGAGAAGCTGCACCACCTCAACGCGGAGCCGATCAACGCCATCGCGGATCGCTGGATCCACCAGTACGACCGTCGGCGGGTCCAGCTGTTCGCCGACCTGAAGACGGCTTTGGAGGCCGAGGACATGAGCAACGATTTCGTCTACACGACGTACATCCGGACCACGCCGGAGCGGTTGTGGCAGGCCCTGACCGACCCGGCGTTCACCAGGCAGTACTGGGGCGTGCAGCTCGAGACCGACTGGAAGCCCGGCTCGGAGATGGTGTGGCACCAGGGCGATGTCGCGATCTCCGGACCGGGGCAGGTGGTGCTCGAGCACACGCCGTACACGCGGCTGTCGTACGCCTGGCACCACATCACGCCCGAGTTCGCCAAGGAGGTCGGGCTCGACCAGGAGACGTACGACCGGACCAGCCGGGAGCCGTTGTCCACGGCAACCTTCGAGCTGGAGCCGGTGGACGACCAGGTGAAGCTCACCGTGATCCACAGCGGCTTCGAGCCCGGCAGCACGCTCCGAACCATGATCCAGGACGGCTGGCCGCAGCTGCTCGCCGACCTGAAATCCTTGCTGGAGACCGCGCCCGCCCCGGCACCCTAG
- a CDS encoding RecQ family ATP-dependent DNA helicase: protein MGDSMVTLTDDRAKVAGDVIRAIAGDAARLRPDQETAVAALCEAAARVLVVQATGWGKSAVYWAATAIRRAEGFGPTLVVSPLLSLMRDQVAAASRAGLRAATLNSNNIDAWSSIEHDLRSGAVDVLLVSPERLANPGFGRRVLDGLAGQIGLLVIDEAHAVSDWGHDFRPDYRRVSDVLQKLNPKTPVLATTATANSRVTEDVAKQLGESTLVLRGPLARSSLQLAVVDALSPLDRFAWVVDVLPKLPGSGIVYALTVADAQRLAALVQEVHGRDVPVAAYTGQLDAGERESLEDALRDNQLKALIATSALGMGYDKPDLGFVVHVGSPPSPVSYYQQVGRAGRGIDHAVVALLPSDADSGVWDYFATATIPVPENVQRLLRALDGYGPDEPASVPALEAETGLRRTRVELMLKQLAVDGVVDRVERGWVRTGADWTFDSEHYDGIVSVRRREADIMRAYTRGDRCLMQLLQESLDDPSAEPCGRCSVCLGELPDPLVARPEPETVATITRLLRGEVHVLEPRKMWPGGAFGPRGKIPAGLSAEPGRIVVYADAPEWREVLQGAFNGSPVPEAVEALRAGAVAALSRWRGSWSSRPEVVVPLAAAGFAGLTSAVADHVAQVGRLDRAELTVDRTGYTDDLSSAEEAKVWRDGLEVDATTAQAIASRTVLLLVDATSSQWPVTVAAAKLREAGAAAVLPLIIHKRP, encoded by the coding sequence ATGGGTGACTCGATGGTGACGCTGACCGATGACCGCGCGAAGGTCGCGGGGGACGTGATCCGTGCGATCGCGGGCGACGCCGCGCGGCTGCGGCCGGATCAGGAGACCGCGGTCGCGGCGCTGTGCGAGGCGGCGGCGCGGGTGCTTGTGGTGCAGGCGACCGGTTGGGGCAAGTCGGCGGTCTACTGGGCCGCGACGGCGATCCGCCGCGCGGAAGGGTTCGGTCCGACGCTGGTGGTCTCGCCGCTGCTGTCGTTGATGCGTGACCAGGTCGCCGCCGCGAGCCGTGCCGGACTGCGGGCCGCGACGCTCAACTCGAACAACATCGACGCCTGGTCGAGCATCGAGCACGATCTGCGATCCGGCGCCGTCGACGTACTGCTCGTCTCACCGGAGCGACTGGCGAACCCGGGCTTCGGCCGGCGGGTGCTGGACGGGCTGGCCGGGCAGATCGGTCTGCTGGTCATCGACGAGGCGCACGCCGTGTCCGACTGGGGTCACGACTTCCGGCCGGACTACCGGCGCGTGTCCGACGTGCTGCAGAAGCTCAACCCGAAGACTCCGGTGCTGGCGACGACGGCGACGGCCAACTCGCGCGTGACGGAGGACGTCGCGAAGCAGCTCGGCGAGTCGACGCTGGTACTGCGTGGTCCGCTGGCTCGATCGAGCCTGCAACTGGCGGTGGTGGACGCGCTGTCGCCGCTGGATCGCTTCGCCTGGGTGGTCGACGTGCTGCCCAAGCTTCCCGGGTCGGGGATCGTGTACGCACTGACGGTGGCGGATGCGCAACGGCTGGCCGCGCTGGTTCAGGAGGTCCACGGGCGGGACGTGCCGGTCGCGGCGTACACAGGCCAGCTGGACGCGGGGGAGCGGGAGAGCCTGGAGGACGCGCTGCGGGACAACCAGCTGAAGGCGTTGATCGCGACGTCGGCGCTCGGGATGGGGTACGACAAACCGGATCTCGGGTTCGTGGTGCATGTCGGGTCGCCGCCGTCGCCGGTGTCGTACTACCAGCAGGTCGGTCGTGCCGGGCGCGGGATCGACCACGCCGTGGTGGCGCTGCTGCCGTCGGACGCGGACTCGGGGGTATGGGACTACTTCGCGACGGCGACGATCCCGGTCCCGGAGAACGTGCAGCGGTTGCTGCGTGCTCTGGACGGTTACGGGCCGGACGAGCCCGCGTCGGTGCCCGCGCTCGAGGCGGAGACCGGGCTGCGGCGGACGCGGGTCGAGCTGATGCTCAAGCAGCTGGCGGTGGACGGGGTCGTCGACCGGGTCGAGCGCGGCTGGGTGCGGACGGGCGCCGACTGGACGTTCGACTCCGAGCACTACGACGGCATCGTGTCGGTACGGCGCCGTGAGGCCGACATCATGCGCGCGTACACCCGCGGTGATCGTTGTCTGATGCAACTGCTCCAGGAGTCGCTGGACGATCCGTCGGCGGAGCCGTGCGGACGCTGCTCGGTCTGCCTGGGGGAGCTGCCGGATCCGCTGGTGGCGCGGCCCGAGCCGGAGACGGTCGCGACGATCACGCGGTTGCTGCGCGGTGAGGTTCACGTGCTGGAGCCGCGGAAGATGTGGCCGGGCGGGGCCTTCGGTCCGCGCGGGAAGATCCCGGCGGGGCTGTCCGCCGAGCCGGGCCGGATCGTCGTGTACGCCGACGCGCCCGAGTGGCGCGAGGTGTTGCAGGGTGCGTTCAACGGTTCGCCGGTGCCGGAGGCCGTCGAGGCGTTGCGGGCCGGTGCGGTTGCGGCGCTGTCCCGCTGGCGCGGATCGTGGTCGTCCCGTCCGGAGGTCGTCGTACCACTCGCGGCCGCCGGTTTCGCCGGGCTGACGTCAGCCGTCGCCGATCATGTTGCCCAGGTTGGTCGCCTCGATCGCGCCGAGCTGACAGTCGACCGCACCGGCTACACCGACGACCTCTCGTCCGCCGAGGAGGCGAAGGTGTGGCGCGACGGCCTGGAGGTCGACGCCACCACAGCCCAGGCCATCGCGTCCCGCACGGTGCTCCTACTGGTGGACGCCACGTCCTCCCAATGGCCGGTCACCGTGGCCGCCGCCAAACTGCGCGAGGCCGGCGCGGCCGCGGTCCTCCCGTTGATCATTCACAAACGCCCGTGA
- a CDS encoding GNAT family N-acetyltransferase — translation MEITSLGFRTDLLLLELGGSVFRDTGEYVVVRTPQNPGFWWGNFLLYRTPFAPGDTKLRMDDFRREFPDAKHVAFGIDSTDGDAGAADELTAAGLEIEPNVVMTADRVVPPPRPNEQATYRFLTSDDDWEQLYEQSLACSAVTVDDDYKEFTRRKLAAKRDVVDSGHGKWFGAFDGGRLQSSLGLIFDGTGLGRFQNVQTSPEDRGRGLAGTLVHHASTYGLTKARKLVMVADPDYLAIRVYRSVGFTDSETQVGISRPPA, via the coding sequence GTGGAGATCACCAGCCTCGGCTTCCGCACCGACCTGTTGCTGCTCGAGCTCGGCGGCAGCGTGTTCCGCGACACCGGCGAGTACGTCGTCGTCCGGACGCCGCAGAACCCCGGATTCTGGTGGGGCAACTTCCTGCTCTACCGGACGCCGTTCGCGCCGGGCGACACCAAGCTCCGGATGGACGACTTCCGCCGGGAGTTCCCGGACGCGAAACATGTTGCGTTCGGCATCGACAGCACCGACGGAGACGCGGGTGCCGCGGACGAGCTGACCGCGGCCGGGCTCGAGATCGAGCCCAACGTGGTGATGACCGCGGACCGGGTCGTCCCGCCGCCGCGCCCGAACGAGCAGGCGACGTACCGGTTCCTGACCAGCGACGACGACTGGGAGCAGCTGTACGAGCAGAGCCTGGCGTGTTCGGCCGTGACGGTCGACGACGACTACAAGGAGTTCACCCGGCGCAAGCTGGCCGCGAAGCGGGACGTGGTGGACTCCGGGCACGGCAAGTGGTTCGGCGCGTTCGACGGGGGCCGGCTGCAGAGCTCGCTCGGGCTGATCTTCGACGGCACCGGGCTGGGCCGTTTCCAGAACGTGCAGACCTCACCGGAAGACCGCGGCCGCGGCCTGGCCGGGACGCTGGTGCACCACGCGTCGACGTACGGGCTGACCAAAGCGCGCAAGCTGGTGATGGTGGCAGACCCGGACTACCTGGCGATCCGGGTCTACCGGTCGGTGGGCTTCACCGACTCGGAGACCCAGGTCGGGATCAGCCGCCCGCCCGCGTGA
- the soxR gene encoding redox-sensitive transcriptional activator SoxR: MDIEPGELTVGQLSQRSGVAISALHFYERQSLIVSRRTAGNQRRYKRDTLRRVALIRIAQRVGVPLSEVAAILKLLPENRTPTRADWERISECWQAELDKRILHLEQLRDDFKDCVGCGCLSLDRCALANPHDALATTGPGPRRLLTPDDAPCHPGKCA, translated from the coding sequence ATGGACATCGAGCCGGGTGAACTGACCGTCGGGCAGCTGTCGCAGCGCAGTGGCGTCGCGATCTCGGCTCTGCACTTCTACGAGCGCCAGAGCCTGATCGTCAGCCGTCGTACGGCGGGGAACCAGCGCCGCTACAAGCGGGACACGCTGCGGCGGGTGGCGCTGATCCGGATCGCCCAGCGGGTCGGCGTACCGCTGTCCGAGGTCGCCGCGATCCTCAAGCTGTTGCCGGAGAACCGGACGCCGACGCGCGCCGACTGGGAGCGGATCTCGGAGTGCTGGCAGGCCGAACTCGACAAGCGCATCCTGCATCTCGAACAACTCCGCGACGACTTCAAGGACTGCGTCGGCTGCGGCTGCCTCTCCCTGGACCGCTGCGCCCTGGCCAACCCCCACGACGCCCTGGCCACCACCGGCCCCGGCCCCCGACGCCTCCTCACCCCCGACGACGCACCCTGCCACCCCGGCAAATGCGCCTGA
- a CDS encoding adenylate/guanylate cyclase domain-containing protein, which yields MTIQRTSQGNPELVLKRRPFGSWLLGPADQSPRRLRVRLQLLMTTFSIGTNLIGALVVFVLAVFVLPGPPLVDRLQLFDAIAIPAYFLVAMTIGCVWSTRLTRRVTRWIDLGRPASRREQIATLQLPLRLTLIEVLLWLGAAVLFTVMTLVLQPENALRVALTVIDGMIITCSVSYLLTEFAVRPVAARALVDSPPPRRLLAAGLKARTVFFWAVGSGVPVAGLMLAALLALIEGDVTATRLSIVILALGIVALGNGCLLTWLSAKSVVAPVRSVRNALSLIGDGRLDVSIPVFDGTELGSLQAGFNRMAEGLRERERIRDVFGRYVGPGVVREALNSDRLGGEERFAAVLFVDLVGSTALAAQRPPTEVVQLLNQFFALVVAEVDRQGGFVNKFAGDAALAIFGAPAELPDPAGSALAAGRELARRLADELPEATAGIGVTAGIVVAGTVGDVRRHEYTVIGDPVNEAARLSELAKTAPGRLMASMAAVEEATPAESERWQQSDLVTVRGRSVPTRLAVPQL from the coding sequence ATGACGATCCAGCGGACGTCCCAGGGGAATCCGGAGCTGGTGCTGAAACGGCGGCCCTTCGGATCGTGGCTGCTCGGGCCCGCCGACCAGAGTCCGCGGCGGCTGCGGGTCAGGCTGCAGCTCCTGATGACGACGTTCTCGATCGGCACCAACCTGATCGGCGCGCTGGTGGTGTTCGTCCTCGCGGTCTTCGTGCTGCCCGGCCCGCCGCTGGTCGATCGGCTGCAACTGTTCGACGCGATCGCGATCCCGGCGTACTTCCTGGTGGCGATGACGATCGGCTGTGTCTGGAGCACCCGGCTGACGCGGCGGGTGACCCGCTGGATCGACCTCGGGCGGCCCGCGAGCCGCCGCGAGCAGATCGCCACGCTGCAGCTTCCGTTGCGACTCACCCTGATCGAGGTCCTGCTGTGGCTCGGCGCGGCCGTGCTGTTCACCGTGATGACGCTCGTGCTGCAGCCGGAGAACGCCCTGCGCGTCGCGCTCACGGTGATCGACGGCATGATCATCACCTGCTCGGTCTCGTATCTGCTCACCGAGTTCGCGGTCCGGCCGGTCGCGGCGCGGGCGCTGGTGGACTCGCCGCCTCCGAGGCGACTGCTCGCGGCCGGGCTGAAGGCACGGACAGTGTTCTTCTGGGCGGTCGGCTCCGGCGTCCCGGTGGCCGGGCTGATGCTGGCCGCACTACTGGCGCTGATCGAGGGTGACGTCACCGCGACGCGGTTGTCGATCGTGATCCTTGCCCTGGGCATCGTGGCGCTCGGCAACGGCTGCCTGCTCACCTGGCTGTCCGCGAAGTCCGTGGTGGCGCCGGTCCGGTCGGTACGCAACGCGCTGAGCCTGATCGGCGACGGACGGCTGGACGTGAGTATCCCGGTCTTCGACGGCACCGAGCTCGGGTCGTTGCAGGCCGGGTTCAACCGGATGGCGGAGGGGCTGCGCGAGCGGGAACGGATCCGCGACGTGTTCGGGCGGTACGTCGGACCGGGCGTGGTCCGCGAGGCGTTGAACAGCGACCGCCTCGGCGGGGAGGAGCGGTTCGCCGCGGTGCTGTTCGTCGATCTGGTCGGTTCGACCGCGCTGGCGGCGCAGCGGCCGCCGACCGAGGTCGTGCAGCTGCTCAACCAGTTCTTCGCGCTCGTGGTCGCCGAGGTGGACCGGCAGGGCGGGTTCGTGAACAAGTTCGCCGGGGATGCCGCGCTGGCGATCTTCGGGGCGCCGGCCGAGCTGCCGGATCCGGCCGGCAGCGCGCTGGCCGCCGGGCGGGAGCTGGCCCGGCGGCTCGCCGACGAGTTGCCGGAGGCAACCGCCGGGATCGGCGTCACGGCCGGCATCGTGGTGGCCGGCACGGTCGGCGACGTACGGCGGCACGAGTACACCGTGATCGGCGATCCGGTGAACGAGGCGGCGCGGCTGAGTGAGCTCGCGAAGACCGCGCCGGGGCGGCTGATGGCGTCGATGGCAGCGGTCGAGGAGGCGACACCGGCCGAATCGGAGCGGTGGCAGCAGAGCGACCTGGTTACGGTGCGGGGGCGGTCGGTGCCGACTCGCCTGGCCGTTCCCCAGCTGTGA
- a CDS encoding GlxA family transcriptional regulator: MSRHLTAVGPHVIAVLALEPVVGFDLTIPPTVFGAATKADGGKLYDVRICGLGGPVRAGAGFTLVPDHGPEALAEADTVIIPGTYIPQPRYDGTLPDDLAAALATIRPGTRIASICTGAFVLGAAGYLDGRPATTHWRRAELFRSVYPQVKLDEDRLFIDDGDVLTSAGLAAGVDLCLHLIRRDFGSEVANRAARHCVVPPWRDGGQSQYIERAVPEEGSEGTSPTRAWALERLSQDISLPAMAAHARMSVRTFSRRFKAETGQSPGTWLLQQRVRHACHLLETTDLSVDRVAEEAGLGTAASLRHHLRSDLGVSPLTYRKTFRAG; the protein is encoded by the coding sequence ATGAGCCGTCATCTGACCGCCGTCGGTCCGCACGTGATCGCCGTGCTCGCGCTGGAGCCCGTGGTCGGGTTCGACCTGACCATCCCGCCGACCGTGTTCGGCGCCGCCACCAAGGCCGACGGCGGCAAGCTGTACGACGTGCGCATCTGCGGCCTCGGCGGACCGGTGCGGGCCGGCGCCGGCTTCACGCTCGTCCCGGACCACGGCCCGGAAGCACTGGCCGAGGCGGACACCGTGATCATCCCCGGTACCTACATCCCCCAGCCGCGGTACGACGGCACGCTGCCCGACGACCTTGCCGCCGCGCTCGCGACCATCCGGCCGGGCACCCGGATCGCCTCGATCTGCACCGGAGCGTTCGTCCTCGGCGCGGCCGGGTACCTCGACGGGCGGCCCGCGACGACGCACTGGCGGCGGGCCGAGCTGTTCCGCAGCGTCTACCCGCAGGTGAAGCTCGACGAGGACCGGTTGTTCATCGACGACGGCGACGTGCTGACCTCCGCCGGGCTCGCCGCGGGCGTCGACCTCTGCCTGCACCTCATCCGCCGCGACTTCGGCAGCGAGGTCGCCAACCGGGCCGCCCGGCACTGCGTCGTACCGCCGTGGCGTGACGGCGGGCAGTCGCAGTACATCGAACGCGCCGTACCGGAGGAAGGCAGCGAGGGTACGTCGCCGACGCGGGCCTGGGCGCTCGAGCGGCTCAGCCAGGACATCAGCCTCCCGGCGATGGCAGCGCACGCGCGGATGAGCGTGCGCACGTTCAGCCGCCGCTTCAAAGCCGAGACCGGACAGTCGCCGGGCACCTGGCTACTCCAGCAGCGCGTGCGACACGCATGCCACCTGCTCGAGACCACCGACCTGTCCGTAGACCGTGTCGCCGAAGAGGCCGGCCTGGGCACGGCGGCCTCCCTCCGACACCACCTGCGCTCCGACCTGGGCGTCTCCCCCCTCACCTACCGCAAGACATTCCGCGCCGGCTGA
- a CDS encoding MFS transporter: MTQIVETRKAPRVHLAWAVAVVGFVTLIGAAGFRSVPSVLLDPLHEEFGWSHGTISAAVSINLLLFGGISPFAAALMDRLGLRKVVSGALVLIALGSGLTVFMTASWQLLLCWGLLVGIGTGSMSMTFVATITGRWFVHRRGLVTGILTAAGATGQLIFLPLIASLASHHGWRVPALVAAGAALAVVPLVLLFLRDYPSDVGLRAYGAPEGSTAGQRVETTGSSAKRALSALAMAARRPAFWFLAGGFAICGASTNGLVGTHFVTAAHDHGMPVTTAASLLALVGVFDVGGTILSGFLTDRWDPRYLLIAYYALRGLSLLVLPSLLGPTAAPSTWVFIIFYGLDWVATVPPTVALCREWFGQDGPIVFGWVFASHQVGAALAAAGAGVIRDVQGSYNLAWYLAGGLCAAAALMSASIGRRVVTV; encoded by the coding sequence GTGACGCAGATTGTGGAGACGAGGAAGGCTCCCCGGGTGCACCTGGCCTGGGCGGTCGCGGTGGTCGGGTTCGTGACGTTGATCGGGGCGGCCGGGTTCCGGTCGGTGCCGAGTGTGCTGCTGGACCCGCTGCACGAGGAGTTCGGGTGGTCGCACGGGACGATCTCGGCGGCGGTCTCGATCAACCTGTTGCTGTTCGGCGGGATCTCGCCGTTCGCCGCCGCGCTGATGGACCGGCTGGGGTTGCGGAAGGTGGTCAGCGGCGCACTGGTGCTGATCGCGCTGGGCAGCGGTCTGACAGTGTTCATGACCGCCTCGTGGCAGCTGCTGCTCTGCTGGGGCCTCCTGGTCGGCATCGGCACCGGGTCTATGTCGATGACCTTCGTGGCGACGATCACCGGGCGCTGGTTCGTGCATCGTCGCGGTCTGGTGACAGGGATCCTGACCGCGGCCGGCGCAACCGGTCAGCTGATCTTCCTGCCACTGATCGCGTCCCTCGCGTCACACCACGGGTGGCGGGTCCCTGCACTCGTGGCGGCCGGCGCCGCGTTGGCCGTCGTACCGCTGGTGCTGCTGTTCTTGCGGGACTACCCGAGCGATGTCGGGTTGCGTGCGTACGGCGCTCCGGAGGGTAGTACTGCGGGACAGCGAGTGGAGACGACCGGTAGTAGCGCCAAGCGGGCACTGAGCGCACTGGCGATGGCTGCTCGGCGGCCGGCGTTCTGGTTCCTGGCGGGTGGGTTCGCGATCTGCGGCGCGTCGACGAACGGTCTGGTCGGGACGCACTTCGTGACCGCTGCGCACGACCATGGGATGCCGGTAACGACAGCGGCGTCGCTGCTGGCACTAGTAGGTGTGTTCGACGTCGGCGGGACGATCTTGTCCGGGTTCCTGACCGACCGATGGGACCCGAGGTACCTGCTGATCGCCTACTACGCGCTGCGTGGGCTGTCGCTGCTGGTGCTGCCGTCGCTGCTCGGCCCGACCGCTGCTCCGAGCACCTGGGTGTTCATCATCTTCTACGGGCTGGACTGGGTTGCGACTGTCCCGCCGACCGTGGCGTTGTGCCGAGAGTGGTTCGGGCAGGACGGGCCGATCGTGTTCGGCTGGGTGTTCGCATCGCACCAGGTCGGCGCCGCGCTGGCGGCCGCGGGTGCCGGCGTGATCCGGGACGTGCAGGGCAGCTACAACCTGGCCTGGTACCTGGCCGGCGGGCTGTGCGCCGCGGCCGCGTTGATGTCGGCGAGTATCGGGCGTCGCGTCGTCACCGTCTGA